From Pelosinus fermentans DSM 17108, the proteins below share one genomic window:
- a CDS encoding 4Fe-4S binding protein: MNKTNICKAAAHFVENEKDNYITKEFALSTQVIGMKIFEDPIFAFGSAADPYFDELKKPTAIGDHVRHPQQWLPEAKTVISFFLPFSQQIKRENTKDSVWPADAWLHGRIEGQAFLNKLTTYLNSILLRAGYNSIVPSLDENFWSKAGFNPNTPHPQAAFTSNWSERHVAFICGLGTFGLSKGLITAKGVAGRFASIITELELPPDTRNYKSIYEYCCLCGACVKKCPAGAISIEEGKDHMACSAFSDKIIEKYAPRYGCGKCQTGVPCESKIPLRNTY, translated from the coding sequence ATGAATAAAACAAATATATGTAAAGCCGCTGCGCACTTTGTAGAAAACGAAAAAGACAATTATATAACTAAAGAATTTGCTCTTTCTACACAGGTAATCGGTATGAAAATATTTGAAGATCCTATTTTTGCCTTTGGCTCTGCGGCTGATCCATATTTCGATGAATTAAAAAAGCCAACTGCAATTGGCGATCATGTCCGACATCCACAGCAATGGCTGCCAGAAGCAAAAACAGTTATCTCTTTTTTCCTTCCCTTTAGTCAGCAAATCAAAAGAGAAAATACTAAAGACAGTGTCTGGCCTGCCGACGCATGGCTGCATGGTCGTATTGAAGGACAAGCGTTTCTAAATAAATTAACCACCTATTTAAATTCCATATTGCTACGCGCAGGTTATAATAGCATAGTGCCGTCGCTTGATGAAAATTTTTGGTCAAAAGCCGGGTTCAACCCCAATACACCCCATCCCCAAGCCGCCTTTACCAGCAATTGGTCGGAAAGACATGTCGCTTTTATTTGCGGATTGGGTACATTCGGGCTTTCTAAAGGCCTAATAACAGCTAAAGGTGTTGCCGGAAGATTCGCCAGCATTATTACCGAACTGGAACTCCCCCCTGACACAAGAAACTACAAATCTATTTATGAATATTGCTGCCTATGCGGTGCCTGCGTAAAAAAATGCCCCGCTGGAGCAATCTCTATTGAAGAAGGAAAAGATCATATGGCCTGCTCGGCATTTTCGGATAAAATTATTGAAAAATATGCTCCAAGATATGGTTGCGGCAAATGCCAAACAGGTGTTCCGTGTGAAAGTAAAATTCCCCTGCGAAATACCTACTAA
- a CDS encoding MATE family efflux transporter, with translation MENSEQDLTIGSVQKKLIKFAMPLFVANLLQSFYSIVDMLVVGRMVGSTGLAAISNASVISFIINSICIGVTMGGTVLVAQYKGANDEQGQKKTVGTLFTISAIASIIVTVIGLLVYKPVFELLDVPSASMKDACDYMLIICLGTFFVFGYNAVCSIMKGFGDSKSSLYFIAVATVVNIFLDLILVGPFGLGTKGAAYATVFSQGISLIISIICLRRSGFIFDFKLQSFGIDRDKLIAILKVGLPTAIQMVVVNISYLLITGMLNHFGVSVAAASGIGLKVNTFAGMPCWALGQAVTAMVGQNIGAKNIERVQNTTTIGLRLNIIITLLVVILVQIFAKPIVMLFEPKNLEVIQEGVLYLRICCSINSLIYAAMYTFDSFAIGIGAANIAMCNALLDAVIVRLPVSWSLAFILHYGFTGIYIGQALSPILPAIVGAIYFYRKGWRHKKFLHS, from the coding sequence ATGGAAAACTCAGAACAGGATTTAACAATTGGAAGTGTACAAAAAAAACTTATAAAATTTGCAATGCCCTTATTTGTTGCTAATTTGCTCCAATCATTTTACAGCATTGTAGATATGTTGGTTGTTGGCCGAATGGTTGGGAGCACTGGGCTTGCAGCAATCAGCAATGCTTCAGTGATTAGCTTTATCATTAACTCAATTTGTATTGGCGTTACAATGGGCGGCACAGTATTAGTTGCTCAGTATAAAGGAGCTAATGATGAACAGGGTCAGAAAAAGACGGTAGGAACCTTGTTTACTATATCTGCCATTGCTTCGATTATCGTTACCGTGATAGGGCTACTTGTATATAAGCCCGTGTTTGAACTTCTCGACGTGCCGTCTGCTTCTATGAAAGACGCTTGCGATTATATGCTGATAATATGTTTAGGAACATTTTTTGTGTTTGGATACAATGCTGTCTGCTCAATTATGAAAGGATTTGGCGACTCAAAAAGTTCACTCTATTTTATTGCGGTGGCTACTGTCGTTAATATTTTTCTTGATTTGATTTTAGTTGGGCCTTTTGGATTGGGGACAAAAGGTGCCGCTTATGCAACTGTTTTTTCACAAGGCATTTCTCTCATAATTTCAATTATTTGCTTGCGGCGCAGCGGTTTTATTTTTGATTTCAAGTTGCAAAGTTTTGGCATTGATAGGGACAAACTGATTGCCATTTTGAAAGTAGGATTACCTACTGCAATTCAAATGGTAGTTGTTAATATTTCGTATCTCTTGATTACAGGTATGCTCAATCACTTTGGTGTCTCGGTAGCAGCAGCTTCGGGCATTGGATTAAAAGTAAATACTTTCGCCGGTATGCCCTGTTGGGCGCTTGGTCAAGCGGTTACGGCTATGGTAGGACAAAATATAGGAGCGAAAAACATTGAACGTGTTCAAAATACTACGACAATAGGACTGCGTCTGAATATAATCATTACTTTACTTGTCGTGATACTTGTACAGATATTTGCAAAACCCATTGTAATGCTTTTTGAGCCGAAAAATTTAGAGGTGATTCAAGAAGGTGTTTTATATTTAAGAATATGTTGTTCTATAAACAGCTTGATTTACGCGGCGATGTATACTTTTGACTCCTTTGCTATTGGTATTGGGGCTGCAAACATAGCCATGTGTAATGCACTGTTAGACGCAGTCATTGTACGTTTACCTGTAAGCTGGTCTTTAGCTTTTATACTTCATTATGGTTTTACAGGAATTTATATAGGACAGGCACTTTCTCCGATATTGCCGGCTATCGTTGGTGCAATTTATTTTTATCGGAAAGGATGGAGACATAAAAAGTTTTTACATAGTTAA
- a CDS encoding pyridoxal phosphate-dependent aminotransferase codes for MNSEDRIYDIVDARKKDTVDLSVNTNPLGMPESAKIAIIRGMELYAQYPDEKCTILSEEIAQHCSGISAKQVLCVSGVDDAIYRIIFAQHPRKALLLAPTYEDYEKALRNDGCTVIYHFLQKEEKYQITETILDSLTNEVDMFFLCNPNNPTGQVIGRKFLSRILDKCQENGTILVVDESFIDFLDESEQYTAKGLINTYPNLVVLDGFTKLYAMPGLRLGFCISSNEELLGKIFAAGQPWGVSIPAQIAGITALKDRKYLKETHELIQTEKKWLLKELGNLKIDVWGSCANYLFFPAPLPNMRQLLEEDNILLRNCENFVGLNGEFCRVAIRTHQENEKFIATIRKRVILKPNMVEGVDKGIGGTTHP; via the coding sequence ATGAATAGTGAAGATAGAATATATGATATAGTTGATGCTCGTAAAAAAGACACAGTAGATTTGAGTGTTAACACAAACCCTTTAGGAATGCCAGAGTCGGCTAAAATAGCTATTATAAGAGGAATGGAACTGTATGCACAGTATCCTGACGAAAAATGCACCATTTTATCTGAAGAAATTGCACAACATTGTTCAGGTATATCTGCGAAGCAAGTTTTATGCGTCAGTGGTGTGGATGATGCGATCTATCGGATTATATTTGCGCAACATCCAAGAAAAGCGCTTCTATTGGCTCCTACCTATGAAGACTATGAAAAAGCATTACGTAATGATGGATGTACTGTGATATATCATTTTTTACAAAAAGAGGAAAAGTATCAAATTACAGAAACGATTTTGGATTCATTAACTAATGAAGTAGACATGTTTTTTTTATGTAATCCGAATAATCCAACAGGACAAGTCATTGGAAGAAAATTTCTCAGTCGGATATTAGATAAGTGCCAAGAGAATGGAACTATCTTGGTTGTAGACGAGAGTTTTATTGATTTTTTGGATGAGTCAGAACAATATACTGCTAAAGGATTAATTAATACATATCCCAATCTTGTAGTTCTAGACGGATTTACTAAACTATATGCTATGCCGGGCTTGCGGTTAGGATTTTGCATATCTAGTAATGAAGAATTATTAGGAAAAATATTTGCAGCAGGACAACCTTGGGGTGTGTCTATTCCAGCACAAATAGCTGGGATTACGGCATTAAAAGATAGAAAATATTTAAAGGAAACTCATGAATTAATCCAGACAGAAAAAAAGTGGTTGCTTAAAGAATTGGGCAATTTGAAAATTGATGTATGGGGTAGTTGCGCCAATTATCTCTTTTTTCCAGCACCTTTGCCTAATATGCGACAGCTTTTGGAAGAAGATAATATTCTTTTGCGAAATTGTGAAAATTTTGTTGGGTTAAACGGAGAATTTTGTCGGGTTGCGATTAGAACGCATCAAGAAAATGAGAAGTTTATTGCTACAATTCGAAAACGTGTTATATTAAAGCCAAACATGGTCGAAGGTGTCGACAAAGGTATTGGAGGAACTACCCATCCATAG
- a CDS encoding helix-turn-helix domain-containing protein has protein sequence MYFSSIFVYSFSYAAKILGYAQPTVTMHIQLLEEEFQVKLFERLGLF, from the coding sequence ATGTATTTTTCTAGTATATTTGTTTACAGTTTTAGTTATGCTGCTAAAATTCTCGGGTATGCCCAACCTACGGTTACTATGCATATTCAATTATTGGAAGAAGAATTCCAGGTAAAGCTTTTTGAACGATTGGGACTTTTCTGA
- a CDS encoding LysR family transcriptional regulator substrate-binding protein — MNDWDFSEEVKFGSIQEESIVVVIAPDHPFCRYSALGIQDFQTENLIITQENCTYRAMIDELLQEAGVQPHSLIEINNIQAIKQLVMSGLRITVLPRVSVEYELRKIC; from the coding sequence TTGAACGATTGGGACTTTTCTGAAGAGGTGAAGTTTGGTTCGATTCAGGAAGAATCGATTGTGGTGGTCATTGCGCCCGATCACCCTTTTTGCAGGTATTCGGCGCTAGGTATTCAAGATTTTCAAACCGAGAATTTGATTATAACCCAGGAGAATTGCACGTATCGGGCTATGATTGATGAACTTTTACAGGAAGCGGGGGTTCAGCCTCATTCTCTGATTGAAATCAACAATATTCAAGCCATTAAACAATTGGTTATGAGTGGCTTGAGGATTACTGTTTTGCCACGTGTTTCCGTAGAATATGAGCTACGCAAAATTTGCTGA